Proteins encoded in a region of the Oscillospiraceae bacterium MB24-C1 genome:
- a CDS encoding CTP synthase — MSKYVFVTGGVVSGLGKGITAASLGRLLRMRGLKVAAQKLDPYINVDPGTMSPYQHGEVFVTEDGAETDLDLGHYERFIDENLNKYSNLTTGKVYWNVLNKERNGDYLGETVQVIPHITGEIKNFIYSVREKTDADVVITEIGGTVGDIESQPFLEAIRQVSLEVGQHNCMFIHVTLVPYIKSSGEHKSKPTQHSVKELQAMGISPTVIVCRCDESIDPSVLHKIALFCNVKEDCVIENITLPVLYQAPMMLEKNGLAKIVCRELQLTSAEPDMAEWNEMLARIESRTKDVTIAVVGKYVRLHDAYLSVAEALQHAGFENSARVHLTWVEAEDVTDDTASELLGGCDGILVPGGFGDRGIEGKVAAARYARTHNVPYFGICLGMQIAVIEFARNVLGMKGANSTEFVPDGEYPVIDLMPDQHGVVMGGTMRLGAYPCKIAEGSHMARAYDQPLIHERHRHRYEFNNNYREKMMEAGLRITGTSPDDHLVEAVEIPANRFFVGVQYHPEFKSRPNHAHPLFREFVTASLVAKKS; from the coding sequence ATGAGTAAATATGTGTTTGTGACTGGCGGCGTCGTTTCCGGATTGGGAAAGGGTATTACGGCGGCCTCGCTAGGACGTCTGTTGCGCATGCGGGGTTTAAAGGTGGCAGCACAGAAGCTTGACCCGTATATCAATGTCGACCCCGGAACAATGAGCCCATATCAGCACGGCGAGGTGTTCGTCACCGAGGACGGTGCCGAAACCGACCTTGATCTGGGCCACTATGAGCGTTTTATTGACGAAAACCTAAACAAATACTCCAACTTGACCACTGGCAAGGTTTACTGGAACGTGCTTAACAAGGAGCGCAACGGGGACTATCTTGGTGAGACGGTGCAGGTTATTCCGCACATCACCGGCGAGATTAAGAACTTCATCTATTCCGTGAGAGAGAAGACTGACGCCGACGTGGTCATCACCGAGATAGGCGGCACGGTGGGGGATATCGAAAGCCAGCCGTTTTTAGAGGCGATTCGCCAAGTTTCGCTTGAAGTGGGGCAGCACAATTGCATGTTCATTCATGTGACGCTAGTGCCTTATATTAAAAGTTCGGGTGAGCACAAAAGTAAGCCGACCCAGCATTCTGTCAAGGAGCTGCAGGCGATGGGTATTTCGCCCACTGTGATCGTGTGCCGCTGCGACGAGTCGATTGACCCTTCGGTGCTGCATAAAATCGCGCTGTTCTGCAACGTCAAAGAAGACTGCGTGATTGAGAATATCACGCTACCGGTGCTGTATCAGGCACCGATGATGCTTGAAAAAAACGGTCTTGCGAAGATTGTCTGCCGCGAGTTGCAACTAACCTCTGCCGAGCCGGACATGGCCGAATGGAACGAAATGCTGGCTCGCATTGAAAGCCGAACCAAGGACGTAACGATTGCTGTTGTCGGCAAATATGTGCGGTTGCACGATGCTTATTTGTCGGTTGCTGAGGCACTGCAGCATGCCGGATTTGAAAACTCAGCCCGCGTCCATCTGACGTGGGTGGAGGCTGAGGATGTTACCGACGATACCGCTTCAGAACTGCTTGGTGGCTGCGACGGCATTTTGGTGCCCGGCGGCTTCGGCGACCGCGGCATTGAGGGCAAGGTCGCGGCGGCCAGATATGCCAGAACCCATAACGTGCCCTATTTTGGTATCTGCTTGGGCATGCAGATTGCTGTTATTGAGTTTGCGCGTAATGTATTGGGAATGAAGGGCGCGAACTCCACCGAGTTTGTACCCGATGGCGAATACCCGGTCATCGACCTGATGCCTGACCAACACGGCGTTGTCATGGGCGGCACCATGCGTCTGGGGGCATATCCTTGTAAAATCGCAGAAGGCAGCCACATGGCCCGTGCTTATGACCAGCCACTGATTCACGAGCGTCATCGCCACCGCTACGAGTTTAATAACAACTACCGCGAAAAGATGATGGAAGCCGGCCTGCGTATCACCGGTACCTCGCCTGACGATCATCTGGTGGAAGCGGTGGAGATTCCGGCCAACCGTTTCTTTGTCGG
- the dapF gene encoding diaminopimelate epimerase, with amino-acid sequence MQKRKLKFTKMHGCGNDYIYFNCFNQQVDKPEALSVRLSDRHFGVGGDGVVLICPSEKADVRMRMFNADGSEGKMCGNATRCIGKYAYERGLAQKSVMTLETLSGIKTLKLTVENDEVTAVQVDMGKPILVPAEIPVKLPGERAINVEHMLAGQVRRFSCVSMGNPHCVLFTENIDALDLEKIGPAYENDALFPERVNTEFVEVIDDHTLKMRVWERGSGETLACGTGACATAVAAVLCGHCKMNTDITLKLRGGDLTICYTGETVLMTGPATVVFDGEVDYE; translated from the coding sequence ATGCAGAAAAGAAAGCTAAAGTTCACCAAGATGCACGGATGTGGTAACGATTATATCTATTTCAATTGCTTTAACCAACAGGTGGACAAGCCCGAGGCTTTGAGCGTTCGCCTTTCCGACCGTCATTTTGGCGTTGGCGGAGATGGCGTGGTACTGATCTGCCCCAGCGAGAAGGCTGATGTGAGGATGCGTATGTTTAATGCCGACGGCAGTGAGGGGAAGATGTGTGGCAATGCGACGCGATGCATTGGCAAATATGCTTATGAGCGCGGCTTGGCGCAAAAGTCAGTTATGACGCTCGAAACTTTGAGTGGTATTAAAACACTAAAGCTGACGGTGGAGAATGACGAGGTGACCGCCGTTCAGGTTGATATGGGCAAGCCAATTTTAGTTCCGGCAGAGATTCCGGTGAAGCTGCCCGGTGAGCGGGCTATAAACGTTGAACACATGCTGGCGGGTCAGGTGCGGCGTTTTAGCTGCGTTTCTATGGGCAATCCGCACTGTGTACTGTTCACCGAAAACATTGATGCGCTAGATCTTGAAAAAATTGGACCGGCCTATGAAAACGATGCGCTTTTCCCCGAGCGGGTAAACACCGAGTTTGTTGAGGTGATTGATGATCATACGCTGAAAATGCGCGTCTGGGAACGTGGCAGTGGTGAGACACTGGCCTGCGGCACGGGTGCCTGCGCCACAGCGGTGGCGGCAGTGCTGTGCGGCCACTGCAAGATGAACACCGATATCACTTTGAAGCTGCGAGGCGGAGATTTGACGATTTGTTATACCGGCGAGACGGTTTTAATGACAGGCCCTGCGACAGTGGTGTTTGATGGAGAGGTCGATTATGAGTAA
- a CDS encoding ANTAR domain-containing protein produces the protein MERVLIVSSSESGQRFIIELLSPQEQSAATIAASGAETRRLLADFDYDTVIINAPLTDEYGHELACLASRQSMAGVLMLVKNERADDVAARVEDYGVFVIPKPVSRPFFFQSLKLLRASRRHMMGLQKENRKLQTTIEEIRLVDRAKCALIQCLLMTEPQAHRYIEKQAMDLRLTKREVAENILKTYEL, from the coding sequence ATGGAAAGGGTTTTGATTGTTTCTTCTTCAGAAAGTGGTCAGCGCTTTATAATCGAGCTGCTGTCCCCGCAGGAGCAGTCTGCCGCAACCATTGCCGCCAGTGGAGCGGAAACCAGGCGGCTACTGGCAGATTTCGACTACGATACGGTCATCATCAACGCGCCGCTGACCGACGAATATGGACATGAATTGGCTTGTCTGGCCTCCCGGCAGTCGATGGCTGGCGTGCTCATGCTGGTCAAAAACGAGAGGGCTGACGACGTTGCGGCTCGTGTGGAGGATTATGGCGTTTTCGTTATTCCAAAACCGGTATCACGCCCGTTCTTTTTTCAGTCATTAAAATTGCTGCGAGCCTCGCGCCGCCATATGATGGGGTTGCAGAAGGAAAACCGTAAGCTCCAGACCACTATTGAGGAGATACGGCTGGTCGATCGTGCCAAGTGCGCGCTGATTCAGTGCCTTTTAATGACTGAGCCGCAGGCACACCGTTATATTGAAAAACAGGCAATGGATCTGCGTCTGACCAAGCGCGAGGTAGCGGAAAACATTCTCAAAACCTATGAGCTTTAA
- a CDS encoding glutamine synthetase family protein codes for MNYTENEVLEYIKENDVKFIRLAFCDLFGIQKSISIAANELPRAFARGISFDASVVEGFLNADKSDLFLFPDPATLAAMPWRPSRGGAVSLICEVRHPDGSLFEGDNRALLKKACGRADALGYSCQIGPEYEFYLFELDERSNPTRQPIDRASYMDIPPADRGENIRRDICLTLEKMGVIPESFHHEQGPGQNEIDFHYSDALTAADQLITFKGVVKEMAAQNGMYASFMPKPLDGMAGSGLHVNMSLVQDGRNIFGGRQHGHCSEAESFIAGILFHVREITAFLNPTTNSYRRFGAFEAPQYVAWSHSNRSHLIRIPAVGGEHSRMELRSPDPTCNPYIAFALLMHAGFDGIEKGLVLPQAAVPNMSMTAPEELVKYEILPASLGEALDLAEQSAFVKSVLPPATLQGFVAAKRREQAALDNAEYKSKCEQQMYFERY; via the coding sequence TTGAATTATACAGAAAATGAAGTGTTGGAGTATATCAAAGAAAATGACGTCAAATTTATTCGTCTGGCATTTTGCGATTTATTTGGCATTCAAAAAAGTATTTCCATTGCAGCTAATGAACTCCCTCGCGCCTTTGCGAGGGGGATATCTTTTGACGCTTCGGTGGTAGAAGGATTTTTAAACGCCGATAAATCTGACCTGTTTTTGTTCCCAGACCCCGCGACGCTGGCAGCTATGCCGTGGCGACCAAGCCGCGGCGGCGCGGTAAGCTTGATTTGTGAGGTGCGTCATCCTGACGGCAGTTTATTTGAGGGCGATAATCGCGCGCTGCTTAAAAAAGCTTGTGGACGCGCCGATGCATTGGGGTATAGCTGCCAGATCGGCCCGGAGTATGAGTTTTATCTGTTTGAGCTGGACGAGCGTTCGAATCCGACCCGGCAGCCGATAGACCGTGCCAGTTATATGGATATCCCCCCAGCTGACCGTGGCGAAAATATTCGTCGCGACATCTGCCTGACCCTTGAGAAGATGGGTGTCATCCCCGAAAGCTTCCACCACGAGCAGGGTCCGGGCCAGAATGAGATTGATTTTCACTATTCTGACGCACTGACCGCTGCCGACCAACTCATCACCTTTAAAGGGGTGGTAAAAGAGATGGCGGCGCAAAATGGCATGTATGCTTCGTTCATGCCAAAGCCGTTGGATGGAATGGCAGGCAGCGGGCTACATGTCAACATGTCACTGGTGCAGGATGGGCGCAATATCTTTGGCGGGCGTCAGCATGGGCATTGTTCCGAAGCTGAGAGCTTTATTGCGGGGATTTTATTCCACGTTCGGGAGATCACGGCGTTCTTAAACCCAACAACAAATTCTTACAGGCGGTTTGGCGCGTTTGAAGCACCGCAGTACGTTGCCTGGTCGCATTCAAACCGTTCTCACCTCATACGTATTCCGGCGGTGGGTGGTGAGCATTCCCGCATGGAGCTGCGCTCTCCTGACCCGACCTGCAATCCGTATATTGCGTTTGCGCTGCTGATGCACGCAGGGTTCGACGGAATCGAAAAGGGGCTTGTATTGCCGCAAGCCGCGGTACCCAATATGAGTATGACAGCGCCCGAGGAGCTTGTGAAGTACGAAATACTGCCCGCGAGTCTTGGGGAAGCGCTGGACTTGGCGGAGCAAAGTGCGTTTGTCAAAAGCGTACTGCCGCCAGCGACGCTACAAGGGTTTGTGGCGGCCAAGCGCCGCGAGCAGGCGGCACTGGACAATGCGGAATATAAGAGCAAATGTGAGCAGCAGATGTATTTTGAGCGGTATTAA